The following proteins are co-located in the Eptesicus fuscus isolate TK198812 chromosome 9, DD_ASM_mEF_20220401, whole genome shotgun sequence genome:
- the LOC114228200 gene encoding antizyme inhibitor 2-like: MVWRDSLHRMLGVSLAEGSDGQSGTSTTLKDSKEKEVCPGSSVLKDLIPLGPEESAMEVVLKKIRELSDSDQRDPFMVADLGVLASRHQAFCQALPRVSPFYAVKCNSSPWVLRVLAALGTGFDCASQVELEQVLGLGVAPSRIIYAHPCKPISHLQYAARQGVQLLTFDSEEELTKVAQHHPGARLVLRLWTEDSKSTFPLSAKFGASLELCGHLLKSARDLGLAVVGASFHVGSGCQDPHSFAQAIADCRRVFEMGHGVGHDMSLLDIGGGFPGVEGSEPEFEEMARVINAALAQDFPEGAGIEVIAEPGRFYAASVCVAAVNIIAKKAVLQPGGHRKLLYYLNDGHYGTFRDFLGEPYPRMPIVVKELCLKPPLFPCILYGPTCDAFDTFFNEEVQLPELDVGDWLIFPSMGAYSSVMSSTFNGFLPASICYIMGPELRYLAEVDMRALKCRCLVGRNRQHYGPS, from the exons ATGGTTTGGCGGGACAGCCTTCACAG GATGCTGGGAGTGTCCCTGGCAGAGGGCTCTGATGGACAGTCAGGGACGAGCACCACCCTCAAGGACTCGAAGGAGAAGGAAGTATGCCCTGGAAGCTCGGTGTTGAAGGATCTCATCCCCCTGGGGCCTGAGGAATCTGCCATGGAGGTGGTCTTGAAGAAGATCCGGGAGCTCTCTGATTcg GACCAACGGGACCCCTTCATGGTGGCCGACCTGGGTGTGTTGGCCAGCCGCCATCAGGCCTTCTGCCAGGCCCTGCCAAGGGTCTCGCCCTTCTATGCGGTGAAGTGTAACAGCAGCCCCTGGGTGCTGCGTGTCCTGGCCGCCCTGGGCACCGGCTTCGACTGTGCCAGCCAG GTGGAGCTGGAGCAGGTGCTGGGCCTGGGCGTGGCCCCCTCACGCATCATCTATGCCCACCCCTGCAAGCCCATCTCCCACCTGCAGTATGCTGCCCGCCAAGGGGTGCAGCTCCTGACCTTCGACAGTGAGGAGGAGCTGACCAAGGTGGCCCAGCACCACCCTGGGGCCAG GCTGGTCCTCCGACTGTGGACTGAGGACAGCAAGAGCACATTCCCTCTGAGCGCCAAGTTTGGGGCCAGCCTGGAGCTGTGTGGACACTTGCTCAAGTCCGCCCGAGACCTAGGCCTGGCTGTGGTGGGAGCCAG CTTCCACGTGGGCTCGGGCTGCCAGGACCCCCACAGCTTCGCACAGGCCATCGCCGACTGCCGGCGCGTGTTCGAGATGGGCCATGGGGTCGGGCATGACATGAGCCTCCTGGACATTGGAGGGGGCTTCCCCGGAGTGGAGGGCTCTGAGCCGGAGTTTGAGGAG ATGGCGAGAGTGATCAATGCTGCCCTGGCCCAGGACTTCCCCGAGGGAGCCGGCATTGAAGTCATTGCGGAGCCCGGCCGCTTCTACGCGGCATCTGTCTGCGTGGCCGCTGTCAACATCATCGCCAAGAAGGCTGTGCTGCAGCCTG gaggcCACCGGAAACTGTTGTACTATCTCAACGACGGCCACTATGGCACCTTTCGCGATTTCCTCGGGGAGCCTTACCCCAGGATGCCAATTGTGGTGAAG GAGCTCTGCTTGAAGCCGCCCCTCTTCCCCTGCATCCTTTATGGTCCCACGTGCGATGCCTTTGACACGTTCTTCAACGAGGAAGTGCAGCTGCCCGAGCTGGACGTGGGTGACTGGCTCATCTTCCCCTCCATGGGCGCCTATAGTTCAGTCATGAGCTCCACCTTCAAtggcttcctgcctgcctccatCTGCTACATCATGGGACCTGAGCTCAGGTATCTGG CAGAGGTGGACATGAGAGCTCTCAAGTGTAGATGCCTTGTGGGCAGAAACAGGCAGCACTATGGCCCCAGCTGA